In Cotesia glomerata isolate CgM1 linkage group LG1, MPM_Cglom_v2.3, whole genome shotgun sequence, one genomic interval encodes:
- the LOC123269698 gene encoding protein hunchback: MENHNGCTSYINPSGSHSVTPTKPLFWEDWMNFGGPIRKNSNSYYSDSENSNPRSLPSPEELTRPFSNSPSPHGFVEKPLSLAMKFKFDQGASTSSNVPCQQFPSQRSPSPDLKSSPTVRIAKLKEKCQKKKMKKEMNKMEFLRQNMPASGSSKQVYQHRELNQSPVPSTSSMENYHQEQSIPTNVCQNDVNLTSPNNVGTPTPTKSSVVYMKKRNSRRKKPAKFTYTILTQEVYETAPGFKIPRYSKGIISRVTCKFCKYSFDTKHELWIHFRKHVPPNKLYECPEPYCAFVTDLNHHLTYHKCLHQGLREFLCSKCNYTATNKAMLRSHEKQHIDFYFYICKDCHYGNKYVNNFKIHLQARGHKVGKVFDIEGNEIDKEIDVYGKKRGPKTNKKNKKDKTSMGANRKQKPTVKTPPISSECLNDNLLQENLNEAQNLGRQDAQLGSISPTIENHNANPMYLQSILPSMSNSSGSQMEPTNYSSIVNTPLNFGLLLAMTMMSTSTIRPTVANPMEISSDEVEETQALNLSMKDSNNESSNTGRSSGASKRKGTTIIKYVSKQE, encoded by the coding sequence ATGGAGAATCACAATGGATGTACCAGTTACATTAATCCATCGGGGAGTCACTCCGTAACTCCAACTAAACCTTTGTTCTGGGAGGATTGGATGAATTTCGGCGGACCAATAAGGAAAAATTCGAATTCATACTATTCTGATAGTGAAAATTCAAACCCAAGATCACTACCAAGCCCCGAAGAACTGACCAGGCCATTTTCCAATTCACCATCACCCCATGGTTTTGTTGAAAAACCCTTATCATTAGCGATGAAATTCAAATTCGACCAAGGAGCATCTACTTCGTCCAACGTACCTTGTCAGCAATTTCCCAGTCAGAGGAGCCCATCTCCTGACTTGAAGTCAAGCCCCACCGTAAGAATCGCCAAGCTAAAAGAGAAGTGtcaaaagaagaaaatgaagaaagaaatgaataaaatggaatttttacgACAGAATATGCCGGCTAGTGGCTCATCAAAACAAGTTTACCAGCATAGAGAGTTAAATCAGTCACCAGTTCCCTCAACATCTTCAATGGAAAACTATCATCAAGAGCAATCAATTCCGACCAATGTTTGTCAAAACGATGTAAACTTGACAAGTCCTAATAACGTCGGTACGCCAACTCCCACTAAAAGTTCTGttgtttatatgaaaaaacGTAATTCCCGAAGAAAAAAGCCCGCCAAATTCACTTACACGATATTGACACAGGAAGTGTACGAAACGGCGCCTGGGTTCAAGATTCCACGTTACTCAAAAGGAATAATTTCAAGGGTTACGTGCAAGTTTTGTAAGTACTCATTTGATACAAAACATGAATTATGGATTCACTTTAGAAAACATGTGCCACCGAATAAACTTTATGAGTGTCCGGAGCCTTATTGTGCCTTCGTCACCGATCTCAATCATCATCTCACTTATCACAAGTGTTTGCACCAAGGACTACGGGAATTCTTATGCAGTAAATGCAATTACACCGCTACCAACAAAGCAATGTTGAGAAGTCACGAAAAACAgcatattgatttttatttctacatctgCAAAGACTGTCATTATGGAAACAAATacgttaacaattttaaaattcatctGCAAGCTAGAGGACATAAAGTTGGAAAAGTTTTTGATATAGAAGGAAATGAAATTGACAAAGAAATTGATGTTTACGGAAAGAAACGAGGCcctaaaacaaataaaaaaaataaaaaagataaaacttCTATGGGAGCAAATCGAAAACAGAAGCCAACTGTTAAGACACCTCCAATTTCATCCGAGTGTCTTAATGATAATCTGCTTCAGGAAAATCTTAATGAAGCCCAAAATCTTGGACGACAGGATGCTCAGTTGGGAAGCATATCACCAACCATAGAAAATCACAATGCAAATCCTATGTATTTACAAAGTATCTTACCATCTATGTCAAACTCTTCAGGCTCTCAGATGGAACCGACCAACTACTCATCAATAGTCAATACACCTTTGAACTTCGGCTTGTTACTTGCGATGACAATGATGTCTACTTCTACTATAAGACCTACAGTTGCAAATCCTATGGAAATTTCTTCAGACGAAGTTGAAGAAACTCAAGCTTTGAATTTGTCGATGAAGGACTCTAACAACGAGTCCTCAAACACCGGTCGATCCTCCGGCGCTAGCAAACGCAAGGGCACGACTATCATCAAGTACGTTAGTAAACAAGAGTAG